One region of Camelina sativa cultivar DH55 chromosome 6, Cs, whole genome shotgun sequence genomic DNA includes:
- the LOC104793916 gene encoding UDP-glycosyltransferase 91A1-like, with protein MANIKEKNGDGTKLHVAMFPWLAFGHLVPHLELSILMVQKGHNVSFISTPGNIDRLLPRLPENLSSAINFVKLPFAGHKKLPVDAEATTDVPFDLVPYLKIAFDGLRVPLTEFLESLKPDWLLQDFAPYWLPPIARRLGIKNAYFGAFNCGIFGILKPPGFEEYRKSPEDFVTKPKWVPFETPVFFQLFESKAIFNGAVVESTEGNIPDLDRIAGVLDGCDIIVIRSCNEYETEWLELLQDLHRKPVIPVGVLPPKLDETFKDTDAWLSTKKWLDSRKTNSVVYVSFGTEAKPSQSEFNSIALGLELSGLPFFWALRTRRGPWDSEPLELPEGFEERTADRGMVWRGWVEQLRTLNHDSIGLVLSHSGWNTLIEAVRFAKPMVMIGFVYGQGFNARVAEEKKIGHMILREETTGSFTKEDVAQALRLVMEGEEGKVYRESVKDMKGVFGDMETQDRYVDSFLDYLVTHR; from the coding sequence ATGgcaaatattaaagaaaagaatggAGATGGAACCAAGCTCCACGTAGCAATGTTTCCATGGTTAGCCTTTGGCCATTTGGTTCCACATTTGGAGCTCTCTATACTCATGGTTCAAAAGGGTCACAACGTATCTTTCATTTCCACTCCTGGTAACATCGACCGTCTCCTCCCACGGTTGCCCGAGAATCTCTCCTCGGCCATTAATTTCGTCAAGCTCCCATTTGCCGGCCACAAAAAACTCCCAGTGGACGCCGAAGCCACTACAGACGTACCTTTCGATCTCGTTCCTTATTTGAAAATCGCTTTCGACGGATTACGAGTTCCGTTAACGGAGTTTCTTGAATCTTTGAAACCTGATTGGCTTCTCCAAGATTTTGCACCTTATTGGCTTCCTCCAATAGCTCGCCGCCTTGGAATTAAAAACGCATATTTCGGCGCTTTTAACTGCGGGATTTTCGGAATTCTTAAACCACCAGGGTTCGAGGAGTACCGTAAATCCCCTGAGGATTTTGTGACGAAGCCTAAATGGGTTCCATTCGAAACTCCGGTGTTTTTCCAGTTATTCGAAAGCAAGGCCATTTTCAATGGAGCAGTGGTGGAATCCACCGAAGGGAATATCCCCGACCTTGACCGTATCGCCGGCGTACTCGACGGGTGTGATATTATTGTCATACGGAGCTGCAACGAGTACGAAACAGAATGGTTGGAACTTTTACAAGATCTTCATCGTAAACCAGTTATCCCTGTTGGAGTTTTACCTCCAAAACTGGATGAAACGTTTAAAGATACCGACGCATGGTTGTCTACTAAAAAGTGGTTAGACTCACGAAAAACTAACTCCGTGGTTTACGTAAGTTTCGGTACAGAAGCTAAACCGAGTCAATCCGAGTTTAATTCGATAGCTCTTGGTTTAGAGCTTTCCggtttaccttttttttgggCGTTAAGGACTCGGCGCGGTCCGTGGGATTCCGAACCGCTTGAGCTTCCTGAAGGGTTTGAAGAGCGTACGGCTGATAGAGGGATGGTGTGGAGAGGTTGGGTTGAACAACTGAGAACATTGAACCACGATTCTATCGGGTTGGTATTGTCCCATTCCGGTTGGAATACATTAATCGAAGCTGTACGGTTTGCTAAACCTATGGTGATGATAGGTTTTGTATACGGCCAAGGATTCAATGCGAGAGTAGCCGAGGAAAAGAAAATTGGACATATGATCCTTCGGGAAGAAACAACAGGTTCCTTTACTAAAGAAGATGTTGCTCAAGCGCTGAGATTGGTAATGGAGGGAGAAGAAGGAAAGGTTTATAGAGAGAGTGTGAAGGACATGAAGGGAGTGTTTGGAGATATGGAAACACAAGATCGTTATGTTGATTCTTTCTTGGATTATCTTGTTACTCATCGTTAG
- the LOC104793917 gene encoding uncharacterized protein LOC104793917 produces MEIQRRTISPYDLTSNDNPGSIISRPLLRGDNYEEWAINLETALYSRKKFGFLDGSIKAPTKGSPDYDDWKPINALIVSWIKMTIEPKLLSNISHKPLARDLWKHIRKRFRVTNGPRVQQLRKELANCQQAGMSIEAYYGKLTKIWDCLGCYRPPLSCTCGLCTCNFGAEEEKTREEDKVHDFVMGLDEEVYGMVKSNLLSQEPLPTLEYVYLKVTQDEDARLKKKNPEEKSENMAFVAQTQKPKYRGDDRDVGIVCSNCGRTGHRSETCFHILGFPEWWGDRPQNRVGRGRGVVPSTGISQGRGGVARANVARVVGQTNIGVANVAVTDADRTAVCGLTDKQWLNVKRVMNAAAIGADEQSSGKLLSPSWIIDSGVTHHLTCKKEILTNLRTSTPTQIILADGRTMVGNTVGTVVLNSHLRLIDVFYIENLGFDLISVSQLMEENNCVIQMSVPFCVVQDRTTRMLIGIGRPVGGLMYFQNMEIVATAKGHTSQSVELWHRRLGHPSLKVVQKLSGFGFISNSSDLSNKFGKEVRTIRSDNGSEFMSLTTYFLEEGIQHETSCVGTPQRNGRVERKHRHLLNVARAVMFEGHLPVEFWGECALAAAYLINRTPSMVLNGYPHGKKGSRVFDLEKEVFFVSRYVVFREDTIHFLSTQRSITEDPFADIAHAALTTDDDQGDSDKPYPIAAVVSCSRFSENHKVFLAAITSAHEPRSFAEAMKDDRWKNAVGSEIGSLELNKTWTLEDLPKNKKAIGCQWVFHIKHHSDGTIERYKVRLVVLGNRQVAGVDYGETFAPVVKMTTVRSFLSVVAARNWEVHQMDVHNAFLHGDLEEEVYMTLPPGFPSRNDGKVCRLRKSLYGLKQAPRCWFAKLASSLEQYGFEQSFADYSLFIYKKNGVEIRVLVYVDDLVITGNTVQAIEDFKKYLSTCFYMKDLGVLKYFLGIEVARSPKGIYLSQRKYVLDILAETGLLDLKSIFFPLEQHHRLGLAVGPFLSNPEQYRRLVGPFNVALGDFGFIALGIRRSATVAEALCHRRRRHSLLILNQIGDKLDRVWSRQHGPPQQWSKAVWFSNSTPKYAFLTWLAALNRLTTGDRMSGWTGVVSTWYVFLANVHFLWGERNGRRHGEAPKPHGHLVKLLDRVIGNRLSTLTVGESPPEDVFGVWLATRY; encoded by the exons ATGGAGATTCAACGACGAACGATTTCTCCATACGACTTGACCTCGAACGACAATCCCGGAAGCATCATATCACGTCCTCTCTTGAGAGGAGATAACTACGAAGAGTGGGCCATCAACTTGGAGACGGCTCTTTACTCACGAAAGAAATTTGGATTTCTCGATGGCTCCATCAAAGCCCCAACCAAAGGATCACCAGATTATGATGATTGGAAGCCAATCAATGCATTGATTGTCTCTTGGATTAAGATGACAATCGAACCGAAGCTGCTGTCCAATATCTCACACAAGCCACTAGCACGAGATTTGTGGAAACACATAAGAAAGAGATTTCGTGTTACCAACGGACCTCGAGTACAACAATTGCGCAAAGAACTTGCAAATTGTCAACAAGCTGGGATGAGTATTGAGGCATACTATGGAAAGCTTACGAAGATTTGGGATTGTCTTGGATGTTATCGACCTCCGCTGAGCTGTACATGTGGACTTTGCACATGTAATTTCGGTgccgaagaagagaagacaagaGAGGAAGATAAGGTTCATGACTTTGTGATGGGACTTGACGAAGAAGTTTATGGAATGGTGAAATCTAACCTTCTTTCTCAAGAACCGTTGCCTACGCTTGAGTATGTTTACTTGAAGGTGACACAAGATGAGGATGCTCggttgaagaaaaagaatccagaagaAAAATCGGAGAACATGGCATTTGTGGCACAAACACAAAAGCCAAAGTATCGAGGAGATGATAGAGACGTTGGAATTGTCTGTTCAAACTGTGGACGAACAGGACATCGATCTGAGACTTGTTTTCACATCTTGGGATTTCCGGAGTGGTGGGGTGATAGACCACAAAACCGTGTGGGTCGTGGAAGAGGAGTCGTACCATCAACTGGGATTTCACAAGGAAGAGGTGGAGTTGCTCGTGCAAACGTGGCAAGAGTAGTTGGACAGACCAACATTGGAGTGGCAAATGTGGCGGTCACGGATGCAGACAGAACAGCTGTGTGCGGACTCACAGACAAACAGTGGCTCAATGTTAAGCGTGTGATGAACGCTGCGGCCATCGGAGCGGACGAACAATCATCGGGTAAGTTGCTTTCTCCTTCTTGGATAATAGATAGCGGAGTGACTCATCACTTGActtgtaagaaagagattcttaCGAATTTAAGAACATCGACACCAACACAAATAATTTTGGCTGATGGACGGACAATGGTAGGAAACACAGTTGGAACAGTTGTATTAAACTCTCATCTACGATTGATTGATGTGTTCTACATAGAAAATCTAGGGTTTGATTTGATATCGGTTTCACAGTTGATGGAGGAAAATAATTGTGTTATACAAATGTCTGTTCCATTTTGCGTTGTTCAGGACCGCACTACGAGGATGCTGATTGGGATAGGTAGACCAGTTGGAGGTTTGATGTACTTTCAGAATATGGAGATAGTCGCAACGGCAAAGGGTCACACAAGTCAGTCTGTGGAGTTGTGGCATAGGCGTTTGGGACATCCATCTTTGAAAGTAGTGCAAAAGTtgtctggttttggttttattagcAATAGTAGTGATTTATCGAATAAG TTTGGGAAGGAAGTTCGAACGATCCGTAGCGACAATGGCAGTGAATTCATGTCATTAACGACATATTTTTTAGAGGAAGGGATCCAGCATGAGACATCGTGTGTTGGAACACCACAACGAAACGGTCGGGTGGAGCGAAAGCACCGGCACTTACTTAACGTGGCTCGAGCGGTAATGTTTGAGGGACACTTACCGGTTGAATTTTGGGGAGAGTGTGCACTTGCAGCTGCATATCTGATTAATCGAACACCATCGATGGTGTTGAATG GCTATCCTCATGGAAAGAAAGGGTCGCGTGTGTTTGACTTggaaaaagaagttttttttgtttcacgaTATGTGGTGTTTCGTGAAGACACCATTCATTTCCTGTCTACACAAAGGAGTATAACTGAAGATCCTTTTGCTGATATTGCACATGCGGCTCTCACAACTGATGATGATCAAGGAG ACTCCGACAAGCCATATCCTATTGCAGCTGTGGTTTCGTGTAGTCGGTTCTCTGAAAATCATAAAGTGTTTCTGGCCGCGATCACTAGTGCGCATGAACCACGAAGTTTTGCAGAAGCAATGAAAGATGATCGATGGAAAAATGCAGTGGGTAGTGAAATAGGTTCACTTGAGTTAAATAAGACATGGACACTTGAAGATCTTCCAAAGAACAAAAAGGCAATTGGTTGTCAATGGGTGTTTCATATAAAGCATCATTCCGATGGGACAATCGAACGGTACAAAGTGAGACTGGTGGTGTTAGGAAATCGACAAGTTGCTGGAGTAGACTATGGTGAAACTTTCGCTCCAGTTGTTAAAATGACTACGGTTAGATCCTTTCTCTCTGTGGTTGCAGCTCGAAACTGGGAAGTCCATCAGATGGATGTACATAACGCATTTCTTCACGGAGATCTCGAAGAAGAAGTGTATATGACGTTGCCACCTGGATTTCCTTCACGCAACGATGGTAAGGTATGTAGACTGCGGAAGTCGCTGTACGGGCTAAAGCAAGCTCCACGTTGTTGGTTTGCCAAGCTTGCGTCTTCACTCGAACAATATGGTTTTGAACAGTCATTTGCGGATTATTCTCTTTTTATCTACAAGAAGAATGGAGTAGAAATCAGGGTACTTGTTTATGTGGATGACTTGGTCATCACGGGAAACACAGTTCAAGCGATAGAAGactttaaaaaatatctcaGCACATGTTTTTACATGAAGGATTTAGGtgtgttaaaatattttttgggtatcGAAGTTGCAAGGAGTCCAAAAGGGATTTACTTGAGTCAAAGGAAATATGTACTTGATATCTTGGCTGAGACCGGATTGTTGGATTTGAAATCGATATTCTTTCCTCTTGAACAACATCATCGACTTGGTTTGGCAGTTGGTCCGTTTCTCTCAAACCCGGAACAGTATCGACGTCTAGTTG GTCCTTTCAATGTTGCTTTAGGGGATTTTGGGTTTATAGCCCTCGGAATACGCCGTTCTGCTACGGTAGCTGAGGCTCTTTGTCATAGGCGGCGCCGACATAGTTTGCTTATATTGAATCAGATTGGGGACAAACTAGATAGAGTTTGGTCTAGGCAGCATG GGCCTCCACAACAATGGTCTAAAGCGGTTTGGTTCTCCAACTCAACCCCAAAGTATGCTTTCCTCACTTGGCTGGCTGCTCTTAATCGATTAACCACGGGTGATCGTATGTCTGGCTGGACTGGGGTGGTCTCTACATG GTATGTTTTTCTGGCCAACGTTCACTTTCTCTGGGGTGAACGCAATGGTCGTCGTCATGGGGAGGCTCCTAAGCCTCATGGTCACCTTGTCAAGCTGCTTGACCGAGTCATCGGTAATCGATTGTCAACTCTCACGGTAGGGGAGTCACCACCAGAGGATGTTTTTGGCGTTTGGTTAGCTACACGCTACTAA